The genomic interval GAGGACTCGCTCGGCTACTTCGCCACCCGCCGCGACAAGGCGGTGGTGTTCGCGCCCAGCGGCAAGGCGGCGATCACCTATCGCGTCGAACTCGGGGTCTGTCTGGCCAGCGGTGACCCGATCGGCATCCGCGAGGCCTGGCCGCAGGCGATCGACGCCTGGCTGCGCCAAGCCGACCAGTTCGGCTGGGCGCCGGCGGTCATGGGCGCGAGCGAACTGGGCGCGACCGCCTACCGCCGGGCCGGGCTCTCGGCGCTGCGGCTCGGCGACGAGGCCATCCTCGACACCCGCGGCTTCTCCCTGGCCGGGCCGGAACTCAAGCAGGTCCGCCAGGCGGCGAACCGGTTGCGCAAACACGGTGTGACCGTGCGGATCCGACGCCATCGCGACATTCCGGCCGAGGAGTTCCCGCAGGTGATCGCGCGGGCCGACACCTGGCGGGACACCGAGACCGAACGTGGTTTCTCCATGGCGCTGGGCCGTCTCGGTGACCCGCTCGACGGCGACTGCCTCCTCGTGGAAGCGGTGAACAGTCACGATGACGTGCTCGGCATGCTTTCGCTGGTGCCCTGGGGCCGCACCGGTGCGTCGCTGGAGCTGATGCGCCGGGATCCGAACGGACCCAACGGCGTCATGGAGCTGATGATCTCCCAGCTGGCGCTGACCTCCGAACAGCACGGCATCACCAAGGTGTCGTTGAACTTCGCGGTGTTCCGGTCGGTGTTCGAGGAGGGTGCGCGGATCGGCGCCGGACCGGTGCTGCGGATGTGGCGCGGTGTGCTGCTGTTCTTTTCGCGATGGTGGCAGCTGGAAGCGCTGTACCGGTCGAATGTGAAGTACGGCCCGCACTGGGTCCCGCGGTTCTTCCTGTTCGAGGAGCGCCGGCATCTGCCTCGCGTCGCCCTCGCCAGCGCGCTGGCCGAAGGGTTCCTGCCGCGACTGGGACGCGACCCCGAAACCGTCGCGCACACCGGTTTGCACAGTGCCGTACCGCCGACCATGACGGGTCTGCACGCCGACGGCAGCGCGCCGGAACCGCCGGAACTCGAAGTGGAGGAACAACTCCCACGCCGGCCCGAGCAGGTCCGGGTCCGGATGGACAAACTCGACCGGCTCAACGCCGCGGGCGTCGACGCCTACCCCACCGCCTATCCGCCGACGCACACCGTGGCGGCGGCCCGGCGCTCACCGCGCGGCACCACAGTCCGAATTTGCGGCCGGCTGTTGCGGATTCGCGACTACGGCGGCGTCATCTTCGCGGTGGTGCGGGACTGGTCCGACGATATCCAGCTGGTCATCGACCGGGACCGGGTCGGCGCGGAACGCAGCGCCGAGTTCACCGAGTTCTTTGACCTCGGCGATCTGATCGAAGTGAGCGGCAAGATCGGCACCAGCCGCCGCGGCGAGCTATCCCTGCTGGCCGCGGACTGGCGGATGAACGGCAAGTGCCTGCATCCGTTGCCGGACAAGTGGAAAGGGCTCTCCGACCCCGAAGCGCGGGTGCGCCAGCGCTACGTCGACATGGCGATCAATCCGGAAACCCGGGAGATCCTGGCCAAACGCAGCGCGGTGGTGCGCTCGCTGCGGGACTCGCTGAACGCCCTCGGCTACCTCGAGGTGGAGACGCCGATCCTGCAGCAGGTGCACGGCGGCGCCAACGCGACACCGTTCGTCACCCATATCAACGCCTACGATCTGGACCTGTACCTGCGAATCGCGCCCGAACTCTATTTGAAGCGGCTGTGTGTGGGCGGCATGGAGAAGGTCTTCGAATTGGGCCGCACCTTCCGCAACGAAGGCGTGGACTTCAGCCACAATCCGGAATTCACGATCCTGGAAGCCTATGAGGCGCACAGCGACTACCAGCGGATGATGGACACCTGCCGTCAGCTGATCCAGCACGCGGCGATCGCGGCCAACGGGAAGATGGTCGCGCTGCGCCCCGGCGCGGACGGCACCTTCGACGAGGTCGACATCTCCGGTGACTGGGCGGTGAAGACCGTGCACGGCGCGGTGTCGGAGGCCATCGGCGCCGAGATCACCCCGGAGACGACCGTGGCGGAACTGCGCGAACTCTGCGACAAAGCCGAGGTGCCCTATCAGCACGGCTGGGACGCCGGTCAGATCGTCCTGGAAATGTATGAACACCTGGTCGAGTCGCGTACCGAGGAACCCACGTTCTACATCGACTTCCCGACGTCGGTGTCCCCGCTGACCCGCGCGCACCGCAGCATTCCCGGTGTCGCGGAGCGCTGGGATCTGGTGGCGTGGGGCGTGGAATTGGGTACGGCCTACAGCGAACTCACCGATCCGGTGGAACAGCGCCGCCGGCTCACCGAGCAGTCCGTGCTCGCGGCCAACGGCGACCCCGACGCCATGGAATTGGACGAGGATTTCCTGCAGGCGCTGGAACACGCGATGCCGCCGACCGGCGGCCTGGGGATGGGTGTGGACCGGGTGGTCATGCTCATCACCGGGCGCAGCATCCGCGAAACGCTGCCGTTCCCATTGGTCAAACCGCGATGAACGTTAACGGGAGCGCGTAGATTTCAGAGTGAGATTTCGCATCGGAGAACTACGCACATCGGACGAAAGCACCGTCTAATGTGGGAAACTCGGCCCCGGGAGGAGGCCGTTTCACCTTCGACAAGGGGATGGATATATGTACCTCGACCTGCTGACCAACGCGACCCTGCTGGACCACGCGGTGTGGGCCAACCCGGACACCCTGCTGGCGTCCGATACCTACACCCAGGCCATGGAGCTTGCCGCCAAGAAAAAGAAGAAGGGCGGCGGCGGCCTCATCTTCGGCCTGATCTGCCTGCTCGTGGTCGTCGCGATCGCGGTCGGCGGCTACCTGCTCTACAAGCGCAGCAAGAAGAACTAGTCTTCCCCGCTGCCGCTCGACCGGCCCGTGTCACCCGACCCGGGCCGGTTCTGTTTGTCCGCTTGCGGCAGAGTGGTGGTGTGCAGTTGATACTCGTCCGCCATGCCCAGCCGCTCCGCGTCGTCAACGCCACCGGCCCCGCCGATCCGGAGCTGTCGCCGATCGGGCAGGAGCAGGCCGAACGAGTGCCCGCCGCGCTGAGCCAGCACCGCGTCAGCCGGATCTTGAGCAGCCCGCAGCGCCGCGCCCGGGACACCGCCACCCCGCTCGCGAGCAAACTCGGGTTGTCCGTCGAAATCGTCGACGACCTCGCCGAATACGATCGCGACCTGCCCGCCTACATCCCGATCGAGGACGCGAAGACCGAATTCCAAGCGACCTACGAGCGGATCAAAGCCGGTCACCTGCCCGAACAGATCGACGGCCCGGCCTTCATCCAGCGGGTGCGCGACGCCATCACCGAGATCGCCGCGAACACCGACCCGGCCGACACCGTCGTCGCCTTCGCGCACGGTGGCGTGATCAACGTGCTGCTCCAGGAAGTGCTCGGCCTGGCCCGCCCGCTGACCTTCCCGATCGACTACTGCTCGATCACCCGAATCCTGTTCTCCCGCACCGGCCGCCGCACCGCCGCGACCGTCAACGAGAACGGCCACGTCTGGGATCTGTTGCCGCGCAACCTGAAGTGATCACTCCCAGCTGATTGCCAGCTTCATCCCATCGTCATCCCAGCGTCCGAACCTTTGATAGGTCCGGTGAGCCGCCGCGAGGCGCTCACCGTCCCAGAGAAAGGAACCGACGTGCAATCCGACAAAACCACATTCCGTCGCCGCACCGCCCGATTCGTGGTGGCCGGTGCCCTGATCACCGTTCCGCTCAGCGCGTTCGCCGTCACCGCCCACGCGCAAACCGCCACCGACGCCCCCGTGGAATTCGAGACGACCACCGTCGCCGGCGAGGCGACCCCGGAAGCCACCGAAATCCACGACCGCCGCCCCGACCACCCCGGCCGTCCCGGCCAAACCATCATCATCCCCGGCCCCGACGCCCACCCCGGCGGCCCCCGCATCGAGCACCGCGAGTACCGCGAGGATCCCGGCCCCGACCACGGCCCGCGGATCTTCCACCACCGCCCGTCCACCGGCTCCGCCAGCATCAGCTAGCAGTGAAAAGGCCCGCCTCCCCTCAGGGAAGCGGGCCTTTTGTACGGTCCCGAGCGCAGTTGACTCAGCACGCATCCGGGCGAGCGAAGCGACCCCGGATGCCACCTCGAAGCAGATCACCATGCTGAACCCGGCCGGAGGCCGGGTTCAGCATGGTGATCAAGCCATGCCGGCGATCCAGTTCCGCATCCACGAGATCGCGGTCTGCCCACCTCCGACGTGGTAGCTGCCGTACAGGTGATGCGCCTGCGACTTGTAGAACTCCTCCAGGCTCTTGGCCCGCTCCTGGTTCGCGGATTCGCTGAGCTGGGACTGCAACACCGGCACGCCGCCGTGCGCCATCAGATCGTTGAGGATGGCTCCGGCTTCGAGCTGGTAGCGCCAGATGTTGGCCGGGTTGGCCTCCGAGCTCTGGGCCAGCCAGCCCGCGAAGCGGGTGACGAAGTCGTCGGTGGCCGTCGCGCAGTACAGGTCGTCGACCGCGCAGATGGTGCGGGTGCGGTCGGACAGCCAGCCGAAGCCGCCGACTCGGGGGCCACCGGCGCCAGCACCGGCCGCGTACGGCCCGACCTGGATATCGGTCGGTGAGCGGCGCGGGTCGGAGATCAGGCCGACACCGGAGACGCGGTCGGCCGGGACGACGCTCAGTCCGGTGCCGATTTCGGCCGCCAGGTCACCGGCGGCGTCCGCGCCCTGGCTGTAGCCGACGAGCGCGAACTTCGTCCCGCCGCACCGGGCCGCCATATTGCTGATGAGGCCGCGCGCGTTGCTGACGGCTTCCTTCTTGGAG from Nocardia goodfellowii carries:
- a CDS encoding histidine phosphatase family protein: MQLILVRHAQPLRVVNATGPADPELSPIGQEQAERVPAALSQHRVSRILSSPQRRARDTATPLASKLGLSVEIVDDLAEYDRDLPAYIPIEDAKTEFQATYERIKAGHLPEQIDGPAFIQRVRDAITEIAANTDPADTVVAFAHGGVINVLLQEVLGLARPLTFPIDYCSITRILFSRTGRRTAATVNENGHVWDLLPRNLK
- a CDS encoding cutinase family protein, with the translated sequence MRLKKVVAALGVSATIASGLAFGSGPAAAAPGCPSLYVVAIPGTWETGHDKPPGPGMLSGVTRGLPSSVDVDYVTYAATAFPWEGEVYGNSKKEAVSNARGLISNMAARCGGTKFALVGYSQGADAAGDLAAEIGTGLSVVPADRVSGVGLISDPRRSPTDIQVGPYAAGAGAGGPRVGGFGWLSDRTRTICAVDDLYCATATDDFVTRFAGWLAQSSEANPANIWRYQLEAGAILNDLMAHGGVPVLQSQLSESANQERAKSLEEFYKSQAHHLYGSYHVGGGQTAISWMRNWIAGMA
- the lysX gene encoding bifunctional lysylphosphatidylglycerol synthetase/lysine--tRNA ligase LysX — encoded protein: MTSTQAGHRSTEHPPERSNPAVPRRSATPSATPTAIPHRGHGRLTDVPHVTATFLGVFAVICFLWSLSPGFRFLTHVPRHYIDDFYIDAPETNLMWALIVGLLAGAVASRKRIAWSLLVGYLVLWSVANALDFATSGSMHALVALVVHVIVLGVLLAAWREFYTRVRSGAGWKALGVLAGGLAAGCLLGWGLVELFPGTLPTGWQRPGWAVYRVTAAVLVDNEHFDGRPHQFVNFLLGLFGAIALLAAVIVLLRSQRADNAMTGTDESAIRGLLERSDVEDSLGYFATRRDKAVVFAPSGKAAITYRVELGVCLASGDPIGIREAWPQAIDAWLRQADQFGWAPAVMGASELGATAYRRAGLSALRLGDEAILDTRGFSLAGPELKQVRQAANRLRKHGVTVRIRRHRDIPAEEFPQVIARADTWRDTETERGFSMALGRLGDPLDGDCLLVEAVNSHDDVLGMLSLVPWGRTGASLELMRRDPNGPNGVMELMISQLALTSEQHGITKVSLNFAVFRSVFEEGARIGAGPVLRMWRGVLLFFSRWWQLEALYRSNVKYGPHWVPRFFLFEERRHLPRVALASALAEGFLPRLGRDPETVAHTGLHSAVPPTMTGLHADGSAPEPPELEVEEQLPRRPEQVRVRMDKLDRLNAAGVDAYPTAYPPTHTVAAARRSPRGTTVRICGRLLRIRDYGGVIFAVVRDWSDDIQLVIDRDRVGAERSAEFTEFFDLGDLIEVSGKIGTSRRGELSLLAADWRMNGKCLHPLPDKWKGLSDPEARVRQRYVDMAINPETREILAKRSAVVRSLRDSLNALGYLEVETPILQQVHGGANATPFVTHINAYDLDLYLRIAPELYLKRLCVGGMEKVFELGRTFRNEGVDFSHNPEFTILEAYEAHSDYQRMMDTCRQLIQHAAIAANGKMVALRPGADGTFDEVDISGDWAVKTVHGAVSEAIGAEITPETTVAELRELCDKAEVPYQHGWDAGQIVLEMYEHLVESRTEEPTFYIDFPTSVSPLTRAHRSIPGVAERWDLVAWGVELGTAYSELTDPVEQRRRLTEQSVLAANGDPDAMELDEDFLQALEHAMPPTGGLGMGVDRVVMLITGRSIRETLPFPLVKPR